In one window of Nocardioides panacisoli DNA:
- a CDS encoding SulP family inorganic anion transporter, translating into MSSEQDAGGLTRRPARNPSTFLPILGWAPRYRVGRDLRPDLVAGIALAALLIPESIGYAGIAGVPPEVGLYAAIAAVAVYALTGGTSILVVGPASAVAALSASLVAELASDGADPVALTAALAVSSGLLLLLAGLLRLGWIVNFISRPVLHAFVAGLSLSIIIGQLDDLLGVEIDAESAVVRAGQVVARVGQWDPATVVLGVLALGLLVGLERWAARVPGALVVVVGAIAAVWAFGLDDGTIAVLGSIPQGLPAPALPGIDVRTWLEVTVAGAALVLVGFSEGYAAASAVSDSTGEKVDGDQELVGAGAANVAAGLFGGQAVSGSLTKSAASQAAGARTQVANLSAGAILVLTLVVLAPVFELLPEAVVSAVVIAAVLPAAKPSRVLDLWSVNRLDFAAGLTTYVLVLVWETLPAMIVGVALSLVFLVRRASFPDVVEVRRSEDGTFREVEDDAPALTHPDVAVVRFEASLVYANADRLVRAVDTLLEERSLLRRVVLDAEMIADLDSTGAEALLALDGRLAERGVELRLARIHRRARGQLERSGLAARFEGRIHPHVVAATLD; encoded by the coding sequence GTGAGTTCCGAGCAGGACGCGGGTGGGCTGACGCGTCGACCCGCCCGGAACCCGAGCACGTTCCTGCCGATCCTGGGGTGGGCGCCGCGCTACCGCGTGGGGAGGGACCTGCGGCCGGACCTCGTCGCGGGCATCGCACTCGCCGCACTGCTGATCCCCGAGTCCATCGGCTACGCCGGCATCGCAGGGGTTCCGCCGGAGGTCGGCCTGTACGCCGCGATCGCCGCGGTTGCGGTGTACGCGCTCACCGGCGGCACGTCGATCCTCGTCGTGGGGCCGGCGTCCGCGGTCGCGGCGCTGAGCGCCTCGTTGGTCGCGGAGCTCGCCTCCGACGGAGCCGACCCCGTCGCCCTCACAGCTGCGCTCGCCGTGTCCTCGGGGCTGCTGCTGCTCCTCGCGGGACTGCTGCGGCTCGGGTGGATCGTCAACTTCATCTCCCGACCGGTGCTGCACGCCTTCGTCGCGGGTCTGTCGCTCTCGATCATCATCGGCCAGCTCGACGACCTGCTCGGGGTGGAGATCGACGCCGAGAGCGCTGTCGTGCGAGCCGGGCAGGTGGTGGCACGTGTCGGACAGTGGGATCCGGCCACCGTGGTCCTCGGCGTACTCGCCCTGGGGCTGCTCGTCGGTCTCGAGCGCTGGGCGGCCCGCGTGCCCGGAGCCTTGGTCGTGGTCGTCGGAGCCATTGCGGCGGTGTGGGCGTTCGGGCTCGACGACGGCACGATCGCGGTGCTCGGCTCGATCCCGCAGGGTCTGCCGGCCCCGGCACTCCCCGGCATCGACGTCCGGACCTGGCTCGAGGTCACGGTGGCGGGGGCGGCGCTGGTCCTGGTGGGCTTCTCGGAGGGCTACGCGGCGGCGAGCGCGGTGTCGGACAGCACCGGCGAGAAGGTCGACGGCGACCAGGAGCTCGTGGGCGCCGGCGCCGCGAACGTCGCGGCCGGGCTGTTCGGCGGGCAGGCCGTGTCGGGCAGCCTCACCAAGTCGGCGGCCTCGCAGGCCGCCGGGGCCCGCACCCAGGTCGCCAACCTGTCAGCGGGAGCGATCCTGGTGCTCACCCTGGTGGTGCTCGCCCCGGTGTTCGAGCTGTTGCCGGAGGCCGTCGTGTCGGCCGTGGTCATCGCCGCGGTGCTGCCCGCGGCCAAGCCGTCCCGAGTGCTCGACCTGTGGTCGGTCAACCGGTTGGACTTCGCCGCGGGGCTCACCACCTACGTCCTCGTGCTGGTGTGGGAGACGCTGCCCGCGATGATCGTGGGCGTCGCGCTCTCCCTCGTGTTCCTCGTGCGGCGCGCCAGCTTCCCTGACGTCGTCGAGGTCCGGCGGAGCGAGGACGGGACCTTCCGTGAGGTGGAGGACGACGCACCTGCGTTGACCCACCCCGACGTCGCCGTCGTCCGATTCGAGGCGTCACTGGTCTACGCCAACGCCGACCGGCTCGTCCGTGCCGTCGACACGCTGCTCGAGGAGCGCTCCCTGCTCCGACGGGTGGTCCTGGACGCCGAGATGATCGCGGACCTGGACTCGACCGGTGCCGAGGCGCTGCTCGCCCTCGACGGCCGCCTGGCCGAGCGCGGGGTCGAGCTGCGGCTAGCGAGGATCCACCGCCGGGCGCGCGGGCAGTTGGAGCGCTCCGGCCTCGCCGCCCGGTTCGAGGGGCGCATCCATCCGCACGTGGTCGCTGCGACCCTGGACTGA
- a CDS encoding SulP family inorganic anion transporter: MAELRPDATAGIVLGVESVPDGLASGVLAGVNPVAGLYGYLFGMVGAAAFTSSTFMAVQATGAMSLVVADTDLASRPDPERALFTLAVLTGGVMVAFGLLRGGRMLRFVPTAVMTGFVSAVGVNIVLGQLSNFSGYESDAANRVLRALDLVLHPWRADPWSVAVGTLTVVLIIALGRTRIGSLGLVVAVAAGSILPEALQLDVRLVADLADLPGALPAPRLPVLGDVVVLLLPALSLAFVGLVQGAAVSAGIPNPDGRRSDTSRDFIGQGAGNVLSGVFQGMPVGGSMSASALVHSAGARSRLSLFIAGITMAVVILLLADVVGRIAMPSLAALLIVVGIRTVKPAALLSVVRTGPLQVSVLAVTFTLTLVVPLQFAVVTGVGLAIVLHVANQSNRVALRAIDLRTDGRFREADPPGVLAADSVVVLQPYGSLFFASAPVLEAQLPAVTAGSERAVVVLRLRGVDQLGLTLLDVLSRYGSSLASRGGALKLVLGNEQVLRQLRGEGLVDQLGEHNVYLGTEWLGETVRRAWSDAMEDQGRQE, from the coding sequence ATGGCGGAGCTGCGCCCGGACGCCACCGCCGGGATCGTGCTGGGCGTGGAGAGCGTGCCCGACGGGCTGGCCAGTGGGGTCCTGGCCGGGGTGAACCCGGTCGCCGGTCTCTACGGGTACCTCTTCGGGATGGTGGGGGCCGCCGCCTTCACCAGCAGCACGTTCATGGCCGTGCAGGCGACCGGAGCGATGTCACTCGTCGTCGCCGACACCGACCTCGCCTCACGTCCCGACCCCGAGCGGGCGCTCTTCACGCTCGCGGTGCTGACCGGGGGCGTCATGGTGGCGTTCGGCCTGCTGCGGGGAGGTCGGATGCTCCGGTTCGTGCCGACTGCGGTGATGACGGGCTTCGTGAGCGCCGTGGGCGTCAACATCGTCCTCGGGCAGCTGTCGAACTTCAGTGGCTACGAGTCCGACGCCGCCAACCGCGTGCTGCGCGCGCTCGACCTGGTGCTGCATCCGTGGCGCGCCGACCCGTGGTCGGTGGCCGTCGGCACGCTCACGGTCGTGCTGATCATCGCGCTGGGACGCACCCGCATCGGTTCGCTCGGACTGGTCGTCGCCGTGGCGGCCGGGTCGATCCTCCCCGAGGCGCTGCAGCTCGACGTACGCCTCGTGGCCGACCTGGCCGACCTGCCGGGCGCGCTCCCGGCGCCCCGCCTGCCGGTCCTGGGCGACGTGGTCGTCCTGCTGCTTCCGGCCCTGTCGCTCGCCTTCGTCGGGCTGGTGCAGGGGGCAGCCGTGTCCGCCGGCATCCCCAACCCCGACGGACGACGGTCCGACACCTCGCGCGACTTCATCGGCCAGGGCGCCGGCAACGTCCTCTCCGGCGTCTTCCAGGGAATGCCCGTGGGAGGCTCCATGTCGGCCTCGGCGCTGGTGCACTCGGCCGGGGCGCGCAGCCGGCTCTCCCTGTTCATCGCCGGGATCACGATGGCGGTGGTCATCCTGCTCCTCGCCGACGTGGTCGGACGCATTGCCATGCCGTCACTGGCGGCGCTGCTCATCGTGGTCGGGATCCGGACAGTCAAGCCGGCCGCGCTCCTCTCCGTCGTCCGCACCGGACCGTTGCAGGTCAGCGTGCTGGCGGTCACCTTCACCCTGACCCTCGTCGTTCCGCTCCAGTTCGCCGTCGTGACCGGGGTCGGGTTGGCGATCGTGCTCCACGTGGCCAACCAGTCCAACCGGGTCGCGCTGCGTGCCATCGACCTCCGCACCGACGGCCGCTTCCGGGAGGCCGATCCGCCAGGGGTGCTCGCCGCGGACTCGGTCGTCGTGCTACAGCCCTACGGCAGCCTGTTCTTCGCCAGCGCTCCGGTCCTGGAGGCGCAGCTACCCGCGGTCACGGCCGGCAGTGAGCGTGCCGTGGTCGTCCTGCGGTTGCGCGGCGTCGACCAACTCGGACTGACCCTGCTCGACGTGCTGAGCCGCTACGGCTCCTCCCTCGCCTCGCGTGGCGGTGCGCTCAAGCTGGTGCTCGGCAACGAGCAGGTGCTGCGCCAGCTGCGCGGTGAGGGCCTGGTCGACCAACTCGGCGAGCACAACGTCTACCTCGGCACCGAATGGCTGGGCGAGACGGTGCGACGGGCCTGGAGCGACGCGATGGAGGACCAGGGCCGGCAGGAGTGA
- a CDS encoding phage holin family protein yields MLRRIAMHWVLLAVVLAAVAAVSEGVEVSGGVLGLAVAAAVVGLVNAVVGPVLRLLTAPITLVTLGLFSLVLNGLLLALSAWLTDALSVGGPVRTVVAAVAISVVNAVLGKLVLD; encoded by the coding sequence ATGCTCCGGAGGATCGCGATGCACTGGGTGCTCCTCGCCGTCGTGCTCGCCGCGGTCGCGGCCGTGTCCGAGGGGGTGGAGGTGAGCGGTGGCGTGCTCGGACTGGCGGTCGCGGCAGCCGTCGTCGGGCTGGTGAACGCCGTCGTCGGCCCCGTCCTCAGGCTGCTCACCGCCCCGATCACGCTGGTCACGCTGGGGCTGTTCTCGCTCGTGCTCAACGGCCTGCTGCTCGCCCTCAGCGCCTGGCTCACCGATGCCCTGTCGGTGGGCGGACCCGTCCGGACCGTCGTCGCCGCCGTGGCCATCTCCGTGGTCAATGCCGTCCTCGGCAAGCTCGTGCTGGACTGA
- a CDS encoding LuxR C-terminal-related transcriptional regulator, translated as MTTGQQYAAVVYRSRLVARLERLRHDPAARHALLAAPPGFGKSTLVRSWLQEPAVGVPVALTHLRDIGDDRRSLWQRVLTALTRVTDETVGEALGRLPLPDRSGGRGFVTELFDVLGGVPIVLVLDDVHEVSGGAIPDLDRLLAGAPDSLRLVLLSRTRPPLPALTDLRIHGELDVLAAPDLAFSREECAECCPHLTPEQQDLVWERTEGWPTMVQLMALALERSRDLDDADWPGVDGLADRLFGEVFQAQDTNAQQVLLRCSVADPMPLALLVRLAGCEDAGEVLARVGGWSGLLRESSGTSGVPDYRLHPILRAYLHGELVRRDASAARDAEIVSAAWFLDRGDGLRAVRHAVASQSREVLEATLAAVGPGLVADGLAPQLVQALGSRLFRGATGPWTAVVGAAALVDQGRTAPAAALHEMHPEAHDDDLRAAQASVGALLRRRRGRPCGDLVAIPDHPGLDVEMSYSLHHGAELLRAGELADSRPLLRRAVDIAEGRAHGALLVDALTFQAGHDAATGDFPAMREHLGRARTVAEDGGWTGSPRAALLHMLEGWLAHLDLDDVRARTLGARAAELVDPDDDPSTVVAVDSLVQGVVEGAAQLDTNWVHECWRHEGETRLAPDLVAGVALADARVSLHLGRTDRLREVVEGLLHQFGPTAETRLGSAYLELARGRPARGTDALAAVLDGDAPAVWPLTLLEAHVLAVRLALAQDHRFRAIGELRRALGLAQQLGTPRPLLGLEADGLALLTEGQGSWGPQEEVVQRVLEYVAAQRGPSHVQLTDREVDVLRELPTLRTVDEIAHDMVVSVNTLKTHLRNIYRKLGVSSRREAVSEARRAGLL; from the coding sequence ATGACCACGGGGCAGCAGTACGCAGCGGTCGTGTACCGGTCGCGCCTGGTCGCGCGCCTGGAACGACTGCGCCACGATCCGGCAGCACGCCATGCACTGCTCGCGGCCCCGCCCGGGTTCGGCAAGTCGACCCTGGTCCGTTCCTGGCTCCAGGAGCCGGCCGTCGGCGTGCCCGTGGCGCTCACCCACCTGCGCGACATCGGCGACGACCGGCGCTCGCTGTGGCAGCGGGTGCTGACGGCCCTGACGAGGGTCACCGACGAGACCGTGGGTGAGGCACTCGGGCGCCTTCCCCTGCCGGACCGCTCCGGCGGCCGTGGGTTCGTGACCGAGCTGTTCGACGTGCTCGGTGGGGTCCCGATCGTGCTGGTGCTCGATGACGTGCACGAGGTCAGCGGCGGTGCGATCCCTGACCTCGACCGCTTGCTCGCCGGGGCACCGGACTCGCTACGCCTGGTGCTCCTCAGCCGCACGCGGCCACCGCTGCCCGCGCTGACGGACCTCCGCATCCACGGGGAGCTGGACGTGCTGGCCGCACCCGACCTGGCCTTCTCCCGCGAGGAGTGCGCCGAGTGCTGCCCCCACCTCACCCCGGAACAGCAGGACCTGGTCTGGGAACGCACGGAGGGCTGGCCGACCATGGTGCAGCTCATGGCGCTGGCGCTGGAGCGGTCCCGCGACCTCGACGACGCGGACTGGCCGGGCGTGGACGGGCTCGCCGACCGGCTCTTCGGGGAGGTCTTCCAGGCGCAGGACACCAACGCCCAGCAGGTGCTGCTGCGCTGCTCCGTGGCCGACCCCATGCCGTTGGCGCTGCTGGTCCGGCTGGCGGGGTGCGAGGACGCGGGGGAGGTGCTGGCGCGGGTCGGTGGGTGGTCGGGCCTGCTGCGTGAGTCCTCGGGGACCTCGGGCGTCCCCGACTACCGCCTGCACCCGATCCTGCGGGCCTACCTCCACGGCGAGCTGGTCCGTCGCGACGCGTCCGCCGCCCGCGACGCGGAGATCGTGAGCGCCGCCTGGTTCCTCGATCGAGGCGACGGCCTGCGCGCCGTGCGGCACGCCGTGGCATCCCAGTCCCGCGAGGTGCTCGAGGCCACGTTGGCGGCTGTGGGGCCGGGACTCGTCGCTGACGGCCTCGCGCCACAGCTCGTGCAGGCACTCGGATCCCGCCTCTTCCGTGGTGCCACCGGTCCGTGGACCGCCGTGGTCGGTGCGGCCGCCCTGGTCGACCAGGGCCGCACCGCACCGGCCGCGGCACTCCACGAGATGCATCCGGAGGCGCACGACGACGACCTGCGAGCGGCCCAGGCGTCCGTGGGCGCGCTGCTACGGCGCCGGCGGGGACGTCCGTGCGGGGACCTCGTCGCGATCCCCGACCACCCCGGCCTCGACGTCGAGATGTCCTACTCACTGCACCACGGCGCCGAACTGCTGCGGGCCGGGGAGCTCGCCGACTCCCGCCCCCTGCTGCGCCGGGCCGTCGACATCGCCGAGGGGCGGGCGCACGGTGCACTGCTCGTGGACGCCCTGACCTTCCAGGCGGGGCACGACGCGGCCACGGGTGACTTCCCGGCCATGCGGGAACACCTGGGCCGGGCACGGACCGTGGCCGAGGACGGTGGATGGACGGGATCGCCGCGGGCCGCCCTGCTCCACATGCTGGAGGGGTGGCTGGCCCACCTCGACCTCGATGACGTCCGTGCGCGCACGCTCGGAGCACGAGCGGCCGAGTTGGTCGATCCCGACGACGACCCGTCGACGGTGGTGGCGGTCGACAGCCTCGTGCAGGGTGTCGTGGAAGGTGCAGCGCAGCTCGACACCAACTGGGTGCACGAGTGTTGGCGTCACGAGGGCGAGACGCGCCTCGCGCCGGACCTCGTCGCAGGCGTGGCGCTGGCCGACGCGCGGGTCAGCCTGCACCTCGGCCGGACGGACCGCCTCCGGGAGGTCGTCGAGGGCCTGCTGCACCAGTTCGGCCCCACGGCCGAGACCCGCCTCGGATCGGCGTACCTCGAACTCGCGCGCGGACGTCCCGCGCGGGGCACGGACGCCCTCGCTGCCGTGCTCGACGGCGACGCCCCCGCGGTCTGGCCGCTGACCCTGCTCGAGGCCCACGTCCTGGCCGTGCGACTGGCGTTGGCACAGGACCACCGGTTCCGTGCCATCGGCGAGCTGCGCAGGGCGCTCGGCCTGGCCCAGCAGCTCGGGACGCCTCGGCCACTGCTCGGGCTCGAGGCGGACGGGCTCGCCCTGCTGACGGAGGGGCAGGGGTCCTGGGGCCCACAGGAGGAGGTCGTGCAGCGCGTCCTCGAGTACGTGGCGGCCCAGCGTGGTCCCTCCCACGTCCAGCTGACCGACCGCGAGGTCGACGTCCTGCGCGAGCTGCCGACACTGCGCACCGTGGACGAGATCGCCCACGACATGGTCGTCTCGGTGAACACGCTCAAGACCCACCTACGCAACATCTACCGCAAGCTGGGGGTGTCCTCCCGGCGCGAGGCGGTCAGCGAGGCCCGGCGGGCGGGACTGCTCTGA
- a CDS encoding YhjD/YihY/BrkB family envelope integrity protein gives MSPRRRHSWAQRGRRLYDELVDTPAGQLLVALREVQLRDRALTLAGQAFIALVPLLIVVASWIGTTGGAEVAEWLVDRFELSGEAASAARALFSRPPDPTGGISVLGLVILLVSVNSFGRALQRTFEAAWRLPHRGPGRALRGALGTATLIASIAVVAIVTGFSRDLPGGPLLAVPVQLAVAIPCWWLLTRLLLNLRVGWRACLPGAVLGAVSQVLTGWAGSIYVPLLIERDAARYGVVGVAVALVSWLVVIAFVAVASAVAGAWASRMLVELRAVPPAGPR, from the coding sequence GTGAGCCCCCGGCGCCGGCACTCGTGGGCGCAGCGCGGCCGGCGGCTGTACGACGAGCTGGTCGACACACCTGCCGGACAGCTCCTGGTGGCGCTGCGCGAGGTGCAGTTGCGCGACCGTGCCCTGACCCTCGCCGGACAGGCCTTCATCGCCCTGGTGCCCCTGCTGATCGTGGTGGCGAGCTGGATCGGGACCACCGGCGGGGCCGAGGTCGCGGAGTGGCTCGTCGATCGTTTCGAGCTCTCCGGGGAAGCGGCCAGCGCCGCCCGCGCGCTCTTCTCGCGCCCGCCCGACCCCACGGGCGGCATCTCGGTGCTGGGACTGGTGATCCTCCTGGTCTCGGTCAACTCCTTCGGTCGCGCGCTCCAGCGGACCTTCGAGGCGGCCTGGCGGCTGCCGCACCGAGGACCGGGACGCGCCCTTCGCGGTGCCCTGGGGACCGCGACCTTGATCGCGAGCATTGCCGTCGTGGCGATCGTGACCGGGTTCTCCCGGGACCTCCCGGGTGGCCCCCTGCTGGCAGTGCCGGTCCAACTCGCGGTGGCGATCCCGTGTTGGTGGCTGCTGACGCGGCTGCTGCTCAACCTCCGTGTCGGCTGGCGCGCCTGCCTGCCCGGAGCCGTCCTGGGAGCGGTGTCACAGGTGCTGACCGGCTGGGCCGGCAGCATCTACGTCCCGCTGCTCATCGAGCGCGACGCGGCGCGGTACGGCGTGGTGGGCGTCGCCGTGGCGCTCGTCTCGTGGCTGGTCGTGATCGCGTTCGTGGCGGTCGCGAGCGCCGTGGCCGGCGCCTGGGCGAGCCGGATGCTGGTCGAGCTCAGAGCAGTCCCGCCCGCCGGGCCTCGCTGA
- a CDS encoding AI-2E family transporter, with protein MSSPAAPTLPTPSGLPRGVLIMVGLAAITVTVAGVRAVSDILAPVLLAVVLSIASAPIRSGLAARGVPRWVGTVVSILAVYVVLVLLTVSLVVAAARFASLVPEYQDELSELLAVVTSRLADLGVGSAQAQAVVESFDLGRLAGLVTGVLASLASLATDLAFVVTLVLFLSLDAGAFGRHLAQVRTNRPAIVEALESFASGTRTYLLVSTGFGLVVAVIDTVLLYLLGIPGALLWGLLAFITNYIPNIGFVLGLVPPAVLALLEGGPGLMLAVIVSYSVVNVVIQSVIQPKMVGDAVGLSASVTFLSLVVWSWILGPLGAVLAVPLSLLVRAVFVDVDPATRWIGGLIGSRPGD; from the coding sequence GTGTCCTCACCCGCGGCCCCCACCCTGCCGACCCCGTCCGGGCTGCCGCGCGGAGTCCTGATCATGGTCGGCCTCGCCGCGATCACCGTGACGGTCGCCGGGGTGCGCGCGGTGTCGGACATTCTCGCGCCGGTGCTCCTGGCCGTGGTGCTCAGCATCGCGTCGGCACCCATCCGCTCGGGGCTGGCGGCACGGGGCGTCCCGCGGTGGGTGGGCACGGTGGTGTCGATCCTGGCCGTCTACGTCGTCCTGGTGCTGCTCACGGTGTCGCTGGTGGTGGCAGCCGCGCGCTTCGCGTCCCTCGTCCCGGAGTACCAGGACGAGCTCTCAGAGCTCCTGGCCGTGGTCACGTCGCGCCTGGCCGACCTCGGGGTCGGCAGCGCGCAGGCGCAGGCCGTCGTCGAGTCCTTCGACCTCGGGCGCCTCGCCGGTCTCGTCACCGGTGTCCTCGCGAGCCTGGCGTCACTGGCCACCGACCTCGCCTTCGTGGTGACCCTGGTGCTCTTCCTGAGCCTGGACGCGGGCGCCTTCGGTCGCCACCTCGCACAGGTGAGGACCAACCGACCGGCGATCGTCGAGGCGCTGGAGTCCTTCGCCAGCGGGACCCGCACCTACCTCCTGGTGTCGACCGGGTTCGGACTCGTCGTCGCCGTGATCGACACCGTGCTGCTCTACCTCCTCGGGATACCCGGTGCGCTGCTGTGGGGGCTCCTCGCGTTCATCACCAACTACATCCCCAACATCGGCTTCGTCCTCGGGCTGGTGCCGCCGGCGGTGCTGGCACTCCTCGAGGGCGGGCCGGGCCTGATGCTGGCCGTGATCGTGTCCTACTCGGTCGTCAACGTCGTCATCCAGTCGGTGATCCAACCCAAGATGGTGGGCGATGCCGTCGGGCTCTCCGCCAGCGTCACCTTCCTCTCCCTGGTCGTGTGGTCCTGGATCCTCGGCCCACTGGGGGCCGTGCTCGCCGTCCCGCTCTCCCTCCTGGTGCGCGCGGTCTTCGTCGACGTCGACCCCGCCACCAGGTGGATCGGCGGCCTGATCGGGTCGCGGCCCGGCGACTGA
- a CDS encoding DUF389 domain-containing protein — protein sequence MDLALRLEAGDVARITGTLYVGSRDPRRDLSGFWVLLVLAAVIAAAGIVADSTATVIGAMIVAPLMRPILGVACAMVLVDRRQLVRAVVLVLGGAALVVSVGFTIGLLTQADVVAASNGQVAGRVSPRLIDLVAALATGFVGAFALIRSDVSDSLPGVAIAISLVPPLAVVGLTLESGAGAESFGALLLFGTNVAAIIATGTLLLLVSDIRREVGRAGHPVGELRGRTLAAVGLSLALVSVPLGGGSVQVAREEFALRSAEPVVTAWAEDRGWSVTDTSVRGDTLHVEALGPRADPGLADLRSALDDAGLDDLALELEFLLGDTRRAP from the coding sequence ATGGACCTGGCGCTGCGGCTGGAGGCCGGCGACGTCGCTCGGATCACCGGGACGCTCTACGTCGGGTCGCGGGACCCGCGCCGCGACCTGTCGGGGTTCTGGGTGCTGCTGGTGCTGGCCGCCGTCATCGCCGCGGCCGGCATCGTGGCCGACTCCACCGCCACTGTCATCGGCGCCATGATCGTGGCTCCGCTGATGCGTCCCATCCTGGGCGTAGCCTGCGCGATGGTGCTGGTCGACCGCAGGCAGTTGGTGCGCGCAGTCGTGCTGGTCCTGGGGGGAGCCGCGCTCGTGGTGTCAGTCGGGTTCACGATCGGCCTGCTCACCCAGGCCGACGTGGTGGCTGCGTCCAACGGCCAGGTGGCGGGGCGGGTGAGCCCGCGCCTGATCGACTTGGTGGCCGCACTCGCGACCGGCTTCGTCGGGGCGTTCGCGCTCATCCGGTCAGACGTCTCCGACAGCCTTCCCGGGGTTGCCATCGCGATCTCGCTGGTGCCGCCGCTGGCGGTGGTCGGCCTCACCCTGGAGTCGGGGGCAGGGGCGGAGTCGTTCGGCGCACTCCTGCTGTTCGGCACCAACGTCGCCGCGATCATCGCGACCGGAACCCTGCTCCTCCTGGTCTCCGACATCCGTCGCGAGGTCGGTCGCGCCGGTCATCCCGTCGGCGAGCTGCGTGGCAGGACGCTGGCCGCCGTCGGGCTCTCGCTCGCCCTGGTCTCCGTGCCGTTGGGGGGCGGCAGCGTGCAGGTCGCGCGGGAGGAGTTCGCACTGCGGTCGGCCGAGCCCGTGGTCACCGCGTGGGCGGAGGACCGCGGATGGAGCGTCACCGACACCTCGGTGCGCGGTGACACCCTGCACGTCGAGGCGCTCGGCCCGCGTGCCGACCCCGGCCTGGCCGACCTGCGGTCCGCGTTGGACGACGCCGGCCTCGACGACCTCGCGCTGGAGCTGGAGTTCCTCCTCGGCGACACCCGGAGGGCCCCGTGA
- a CDS encoding phospholipase D-like domain-containing protein, translating to MTLVVAALGAGLVVLNLVLRLVALGVIPEGRKPSSSAAWLVMILALPVVGFLLFWLLGRTDVGRVRRERQAEALRRVRERVGELADADPGEAPAYLPSVLHLNRRLGAFPAVPAGPVVLHTDYDESIAAMAALVDRAEHRVHVESYITTWDETTEPLFDAMVAAAARGVTVRLLFDHLGCRKLPGREEMCRRLDDAGVAWRAMLPLGLRAGKLRRPDLRNHRKLLVVDGTWAVTGSQNLIEPSYHKPQHQRAGRRWVELTATVQGPLARLLDGVFVTDWYTETGELLGEAPTAGNTAPVDHSAASDPGVGQVVPSGPGVVAENNLRLFTALVYGATRRVSLTSPYFVPDESLLYAVTTAAHRGVEIELFVGEEGDQLMVHKAQCSYYRALLEAGVRIWLYEPPLVLHAKHLSIDDDVVVLGSSNMDLRSFALNYEVSTLLTGTDVVVAMRAVEDGYRARSRELLLEEWERRPRRTRFGENVFRLTSALQ from the coding sequence GTGACCCTCGTCGTCGCTGCCCTCGGCGCCGGGCTGGTGGTGCTCAATCTGGTGCTGCGCCTGGTCGCACTCGGCGTCATCCCCGAGGGCCGCAAGCCCTCGTCCTCCGCGGCGTGGCTCGTCATGATCCTCGCCCTGCCGGTCGTGGGGTTCCTGCTCTTCTGGTTGCTCGGCCGCACCGACGTCGGTCGCGTACGTCGCGAGCGGCAGGCGGAGGCGCTGCGGCGGGTCCGGGAACGGGTGGGGGAGCTCGCCGACGCCGACCCGGGGGAGGCGCCGGCCTACCTGCCCTCCGTGCTTCACCTCAACCGGCGACTCGGGGCGTTCCCCGCGGTGCCGGCGGGGCCGGTCGTGCTCCACACCGACTACGACGAGTCGATTGCGGCCATGGCGGCGCTGGTCGACCGGGCGGAGCACCGCGTCCACGTGGAGTCCTACATCACCACGTGGGACGAGACCACCGAGCCGTTGTTCGACGCGATGGTCGCAGCGGCTGCGCGGGGGGTGACCGTGCGACTCCTGTTCGACCACCTCGGCTGCCGCAAGCTGCCGGGGCGCGAGGAGATGTGTCGGCGACTCGACGACGCCGGCGTCGCCTGGCGGGCGATGCTGCCACTGGGGTTGCGCGCGGGGAAGCTGCGTCGTCCCGACCTCCGCAACCACCGCAAGCTGCTGGTGGTCGACGGCACGTGGGCCGTGACGGGCTCGCAGAACCTGATCGAGCCGAGCTACCACAAGCCCCAGCACCAGCGAGCCGGCCGGCGATGGGTCGAACTCACGGCGACCGTCCAGGGGCCGCTCGCCCGGCTGCTCGACGGGGTGTTCGTCACCGACTGGTACACCGAGACCGGCGAACTGCTGGGGGAGGCCCCGACCGCCGGGAACACCGCGCCCGTGGACCATTCGGCCGCGTCGGACCCCGGCGTCGGTCAGGTCGTCCCCAGCGGTCCCGGGGTGGTGGCCGAGAACAACCTGCGGCTCTTCACCGCACTGGTCTACGGCGCGACCCGCCGGGTATCCCTGACCAGCCCCTACTTCGTGCCCGACGAGTCGCTGCTCTACGCCGTCACCACCGCCGCCCACCGCGGGGTCGAGATCGAGCTGTTCGTGGGGGAGGAGGGGGACCAGTTGATGGTCCACAAGGCGCAGTGCTCCTACTACCGAGCGCTGCTGGAGGCGGGAGTCCGGATCTGGCTCTACGAGCCACCGCTGGTGCTGCACGCCAAGCACCTCTCCATCGATGACGACGTGGTGGTCCTCGGGTCGAGCAACATGGACCTGCGGTCGTTCGCGCTGAACTACGAGGTGTCCACCCTGCTGACGGGGACCGATGTCGTGGTCGCGATGCGTGCGGTCGAGGACGGCTACCGCGCCCGGTCCCGGGAGCTCCTGCTCGAGGAGTGGGAACGACGACCCCGCCGCACCCGGTTCGGCGAGAACGTCTTCCGGTTGACCTCGGCCCTGCAGTGA